The Mammaliicoccus sciuri genome window below encodes:
- a CDS encoding glycerophosphodiester phosphodiesterase: protein MSKINLLKTTGLIGGIVAGSWIVTKATSNVKPRTIKPFFTQPAPYVFAHRGGMALRPEHTRLAFDHVLKYEVTGFEVDVRLTKDEVLVVTHDDTVDRTSNGSGYVGDHTLEELCQLDFGYHFKDINNEHPYRGDAKAKIVTLKELLTEYPDVLVNIDIKDHPESYSGSLAPSHLYRLITDLKAEDRVNITSFYDEQIDRFNLYAQDSIALGTGQSEVAKAFLAYQSGYGHTYQPKSDTFQIPTQAKGLPLDSEGFIQFLTSLNISVAYWVVNQIDTMDDLIQKGAHTIVTDRPDTAHFLIKKQY from the coding sequence AATTTATTAAAAACAACAGGTCTTATCGGAGGCATTGTTGCGGGTTCTTGGATTGTGACAAAAGCAACATCAAACGTTAAACCACGTACGATTAAACCATTCTTTACACAACCAGCTCCTTATGTATTCGCTCATCGTGGAGGCATGGCGTTAAGACCAGAACATACACGCTTAGCTTTTGATCATGTACTCAAATACGAAGTAACTGGATTTGAAGTAGACGTTCGACTTACTAAAGATGAAGTACTTGTCGTAACACATGATGACACTGTTGATCGTACAAGTAACGGTTCAGGGTATGTAGGTGATCATACATTAGAAGAACTTTGCCAATTAGATTTCGGATACCACTTCAAAGATATTAATAACGAGCATCCTTATAGAGGAGATGCAAAAGCTAAAATCGTCACTTTAAAAGAGTTATTAACTGAATATCCAGATGTCTTAGTAAATATAGATATTAAAGACCATCCTGAATCTTATAGTGGTAGTTTAGCACCATCACACTTATATCGTTTAATTACAGACCTTAAAGCTGAAGATCGTGTTAATATTACAAGTTTCTATGATGAACAAATTGATCGTTTTAATTTATATGCTCAAGATTCAATTGCATTAGGTACAGGTCAAAGTGAAGTAGCTAAAGCGTTCTTAGCTTATCAATCAGGATATGGTCATACGTATCAACCTAAATCTGATACATTCCAAATTCCAACGCAAGCTAAAGGCCTTCCTTTAGACTCAGAAGGTTTCATTCAATTTTTAACATCACTCAATATATCTGTTGCTTATTGGGTTGTAAATCAAATCGATACAATGGACGATTTAATCCAAAAAGGTGCACATACGATTGTAACTGATCGCCCAGATACAGCACACTTCTTAATAAAAAAACAATACTAA